Proteins found in one Kluyveromyces marxianus DMKU3-1042 DNA, complete genome, chromosome 2 genomic segment:
- the CDC20 gene encoding ubiquitin-protein transferase activating protein CDC20 — protein MDKNSQLSAKHSMLSLTSPTKLHVIPNDNKVVKRKAKKTLGNITNSINRPKLINKGGIPPLLRRNSSFFREESPVHESLTGALYSTMEQSEANPDRFIPKVQHSQNTKCVDLEEDPEEIRPPPNASPSKHLSAQTKKMFKQKVANACGLDMNQRILQYMPLPPQPSLDRPIFSIGSRQTYNFDSKSQRLAKLRKINTNPERILDAPGFQDDFYLNLLSWSKKNVLAIALDNAIYLWDGDSGDVNLLVELNEKCSSLTWSDDSCHISIGKNDGNVEIWDAETMTHVRTMRSGLGVRIGSQSWLDTLCVTGSKSGEMQINDVRIKNHIVQTWDRHQGEVCGLSFREDGIQLASGANDNTVMIWDTRQNNDPIWTKRNHKAAVKAISWHPEITNLLASGGGSLDKHIHFWNTTTGNRLGSIDTGSQVSSLHWGQSYSKHSNSMNTEIVATGGTPNNCITIYNYETKFKVAEIPQAHDSRIVSSQLSPDGTTIASVGGDENLKFYRVFEERRRKRHLEDRTRGFTDKLDTKSHDDDDNTQRSPSKSTYIIR, from the coding sequence ATGGATAAGAATAGTCAATTGTCAGCGAAGCATTCAATGCTCTCGCTAACATCGCCTACAAAGTTACATGTTATACCAAATGATAACAAAGTTGTCAAGCGGAAAGCCAAAAAGACGTTGGGGAACATCACCAATTCAATCAACAGGCCAAAGCTCATCAACAAAGGAGGAATTCCACCTCTACTGAGGAGGAACTCGTCGTTTTTCAGAGAAGAATCGCCAGTACACGAGTCGCTGACTGGGGCTCTGTACAGCACAATGGAACAAAGCGAAGCAAACCCGGACAGGTTTATACCGAAGGTGCAACATTCTCAGAATACCAAGTGTGTTGACCTGGAAGAGGACCCGGAAGAAATAAGGCCACCGCCAAATGCTTCCCCTTCGAAGCACTTGAGCGCacaaaccaagaaaatgTTCAAACAGAAAGTTGCAAATGCATGCGGTCTAGATATGAACCAGAGAATATTGCAGTATATGCCCCTACCTCCACAACCATCGTTGGACCGCCCCATTTTTTCCATAGGAAGCAGACAGACTTACAATTTTGATTCGAAGTCCCAAAGGCTTGCGAAACTCAGGAAGATCAACACGAACCCGGAAAGAATTCTCGACGCACCTGGTTTCCAAGACGACTTCTATTTGAATCTACTAAGTTGGTCCAAGAAAAACGTATTGGCAATTGCATTGGATAATGCCATATACTTGTGGGACGGTGATTCCGGGGATGTCAACCTATTGGTCGAGTTGAACGAAAAGTGCAGCAGTTTGACTTGGTCGGACGACAGCTGTCACATATCCATCGGAAAGAACGACGGGAACGTAGAGATATGGGACGCGGAAACAATGACCCATGTGAGAACCATGAGATCGGGGCTCGGTGTGCGCATTGGGTCCCAATCGTGGCTCGATACACTTTGTGTTACTGGTAGCAAGAGTGGTGAAATGCAAATCAACGACGTGCGCATTAAGAACCACATTGTACAGACATGGGACAGGCACCAAGGTGAAGTGTGTGGGCTCAGCTTCCGGGAAGACGGAATCCAACTGGCAAGTGGCGCCAATGACAATACCGTTATGATTTGGGACACAAGGCAGAACAACGATCCCATTTGGACCAAGAGAAACCACAAGGCAGCAGTGAAAGCCATTAGTTGGCACCCCGAGATCACCAACTTGCTAGCGAGCGGTGGTGGGTCATTGGACAAGCACATTCATTTCTGGAACACGACTACGGGGAACAGACTTGGTTCCATAGACACGGGGTCCCAGGTGAGTTCATTACATTGGGGCCAGAGTTACTCAAAGCATTCCAACAGCATGAACACAGAAATTGTGGCCACTGGTGGCACACCAAACAATTGCATAACAATATACAACTACGAGACTAAGTTCAAGGTAGCGGAAATACCTCAAGCACACGATTCGCGTATAGTATCGTCACAGCTTTCCCCAGACGGCACCACCATCGCCTCAGTAGGAGGCGATGAGAATCTCAAATTCTACAGGGTGTTCGAAGAAAGGCGTAGGAAGCGCCATCTAGAAGACCGGACCCGTGGATTCACCGACAAATTAGACACTAAATCAcacgatgacgacgacaACACTCAAAGGTCTCCTTCCAAGAGTACATACATCATTAGGTAA
- the SNF4 gene encoding AMP-activated serine/threonine-protein kinase regulatory subunit SNF4, whose amino-acid sequence MPTNSGEVHHSVDEQAIAMEQKLAVQSIRVFLQSKTSYDVLPVSYRLIVLDTSLLVKKSLNILLQNNVVSAPLWDAQTSRFAGLLTSLDFINVIQYYFHNPDKFELVDKLQLNGLKDIERAIGVQPYDTRSIHPFKPLYDACVQMIESRSRRIPLIDQDEETHREIVVSVLTQYRILKFVALNCKEIRYLKRPLRDLNIISRNNIMSCQMSTPVIDVIQLLTLAGGVSSVPIVDEKGKLINVYEAVDVLGLIKGGIYNDLSLSVGEALMRRSDDFEGVFTCTENDKLSSILDSVRKSRVHRFFVVDSEGFLTGVLTLSDILKYILFAEA is encoded by the coding sequence ATGCCAACAAATAGCGGAGAAGTACATCATTCTGTTGATGAACAGGCGATTGCTATGGAGCAGAAGCTTGCTGTTCAGTCAATCCGTGTTTTTTTGCAGTCTAAAACGTCATACGATGTTCTACCGGTTTCGTATAGGCTTATTGTTTTAGATACGTCGTTACTGGTGAAGAAGTCGTTGAACATACTCTTGCAGAACAATGTTGTTTCTGCTCCTTTGTGGGATGCACAAACATCTAGGTTTGCTGGGCTTTTGACTAGTTTGGATTTCATTAACGTGATCCAGTATTACTTCCATAACCCCGACAAGTTTGAACTGGTGGATAAGTTGCAGTTAAATGGGCTTAAGGACATTGAGCGGGCGATTGGGGTGCAGCCTTACGACACGCGATCAATCCATCCGTTCAAGCCTTTGTATGATGCTTGTGTGCAGATGATAGAGTCGCGTTCGCGAAGAATTCCGTTGATCGACCAGGATGAGGAGACGCATAGAGAGATCGTTGTTAGCGTGCTCACGCAGTATCGTATCTTGAAGTTTGTGGCCCTCAATTGTAAGGAAATACGGTACTTGAAGAGGCCATTGCGTGACTTGAACATTATATCCAGAAATAACATCATGAGCTGTCAAATGAGTACACCAGTAATAGACGTGATCCAGCTTTTGACTCTGGCTGGCGGTGTGTCCAGTGTTCCTATTGTGGACGAAAAGGGCAAGTTGATTAATGTGTACGAGGCTGTCGATGTTCTCGGGCTCATTAAAGGTGGTATATACAACGATTTGTCTCTCTCTGTCGGAGAAGCTCTGATGAGAAGAAGTGACGACTTTGAAGGTGTCTTCACATGCACAGAAAACGATAAACTCTCGTCCATTCTAGATTCAGTGAGGAAATCGCGCGTGCATAGATTCTTCGTCGTCGATTCGGAAGGGTTCCTTACCGGTGTGCTAACGTTAAGTGATATCCTTAAGTACATTCTATTCGCCGAAGCATGA